A section of the Primulina eburnea isolate SZY01 chromosome 1, ASM2296580v1, whole genome shotgun sequence genome encodes:
- the LOC140809330 gene encoding uncharacterized protein, producing the protein MAAREQVHPHEETEEVDSGFGQINPLPPPPMGQAPADQPLLPGELTLAQFSSYLPSRFDSSETGEQAEEWIERIERIFVTAPCARSAWLRLATFQLSRNVLLWWQTTEAGLRAQGRTVDWDVFRARFLDKYFSIAARQKKEKEFEYLRQGSMSVAEYESRFSALLKYVTHVATNVHAKMRHFLKGLKLELFDRVQSNNPISFEDAVTRAEMTELVMQEYGAQGRLSEPTRESLRPQGQSFKYQKCSSSSSASSGNRRFDSRRGESRGSSSQSVQGQRGESRAVRCFRCGGPHLIRDCTQTEITCFECGGVGHLARQYPSREGQREPRSARGRSSERGGRQPQQFTPRSYGGQPHMQGAGPPQAQVYALTREQAEEAREEMIAGASHTFISKRFVAEHHMRSSPLSMPLSVSTPSGVDISVVSMISDDEKERWTFYGKGSRPRVPLVSAIRMSRLLEHGHEGYLIYAVDVTEKKKEVGIEDIPLVAEFADVFPDEIPGFPPAREVEFGIELMPGTSPISRTPYRMAPAELRELKAQLQDLLDKGYIRPSVSPWGAPVLFVEAVLQWSSPTSVPEIRSFLGLAGYYRRFIEGFSKIARPLTQLTQKGSTCCGICFETTETTRNKTELNMRQRRWLDLLKDYDCEIEYHPGRANLTADALSRKVSTLLAEPDIYGCIRDAQMTDERVQRWRELVSQKQDTRFRVADDGSLRMNDRWIKADRRRPGGELRSLEVPTWKWEHISMDFVTHLPRSTGTIDAIWVIVDRLTKVAHFIPYSMSSTYLTMAQLYIREIVRLHGIPVSIISDRDHRFTSHFWEGLQTAMGTELRLSTAYHPQTDGQTERTIQTLEDMLRAYVMDFKSGWHSSIPLVEFAYNNSYQSSIQMAPFEALYGRRCRSPLYWDDVDRAAVTGPDMIHEMEQKVKLIQQRLKAAQDRQAAYANKRRRPLEFQQGDRRVGTLAYRLALPPSLSGIHDVFHVSMLRKYEPDPSHVLDISEIQLDPDVSYVERPVCILDRSERKLRSKLIPMVKVQWEHRGVKRPLGRQSGI; encoded by the exons ATGGCAGCTAGAGAACAGGTACATCCACACGAGGAAACAGAAGAGGTTGACAGTGGGTTTGGACAGATAAATCCATTGCCACCTCCTCCTATGGGACAGGCACCTGCAGATCAGCCTTTATTGCCTGGTGAGTTGACTTTGGCACAGTTCAGTAGTTATCTTCCGTCGAGATTTGATAGCTCTGAGACTGGTGAGCAAGCAGAGGAGTGGATTGAGAGGATAGAGCGGATATTTGTGACCGCTCCGTGTGCTAGGTCTGCTTGGTTACGATTGGCTACATTTCAGCTTTCGAGGAATGTACTATTGTGGTGGCAGACGACTGAGGCCGGATTGAGAGCCCAGGGCCGTACTGTTGATTGGGATGTGTTTCGGGCTCGTTTTCTTGATAAGTATTTTTCTATAGCAGCCAGACAGAAGAAAGAGAAAGAATTCGAATATTTGAGACAGGGCAGTATGTCTGTTGCTGAGTATGAGTCTCGGTTTTCTGCATTGCTGAAATATGTGACACATGTTGCTACGAATGTTCATGCTAAGATGAGGCATTTCTTGAAAGGGTTGAAGTTAGAGTTATTTGATCGTGTGCAATCAAATAACCCGATATCATTTGAGGATGCAGTGACGAGGGCTGAGATGACTGAGTTGGTTATGCAGGAGTATGGGGCTCAAGGACGATTATCAGAGCCGACTAGGGAGTCATTGCGACCACAGGGACAGtcttttaaatatcagaagtgttcatcttcttcttcagCATCATCTGGGAATCGTCGATTTGATTCACGACGGGGTGAGAGCCGTGGGAGCAGTTCTCAgtctgttcaggggcagagagggGAGTCCAGAGCAGTGAGATGTTTTCGTTGTGGGGGACCTCATCTGATCAGAGATTGTACACAGACCGAGATCACCTGTTTTGAGTGTGGCGGTGTTGGTCATCTGGCGAGACAGTATCCTAGTCGTGAGGGACAGCGAGAGCCTAGGAGTGCTAGAGGTAGATCCTCAGAGAGAGGAGGACGACAGCCTCAGCAGTTTACACCACGATCTTATGGAGGACAGCCACATATGCAGGGAGCTGGTCCGCCTCAGGCACAGGTGTATGCTTTGACCAGGGAGCAGGCAGAGGAGGCACGAGAGGAGATGATAGCGG gtgccTCGCATACATTTATATCGAAGAGGTTTGTGGCTGAGCATCATATGCGCTCGTCTCCATTGTCTATGCCTCTTTCTGTTTCGACACCTTCTGgagttgatatatcagttgtatCTATGATATCAGATG ATGAGAAAGAACGTTGGACATTTTATGGGAAGGGTTCTCGTCCCCGTGTTCCGTTGGTATCTGCCATCCGGATGTCTCGGTTATTGGAGCATGGgcatgagggttatcttatttatgctgtagatgtgaCAGAGAAGAAGAAAGAGGTGGGAATAGAGGACATACCTTTAGTTGCTGAGTTTGCcgatgtatttcctgatgagattccaggcttCCCACCAGCTCGTGAGGTGGAGTTTGGGatcgagttgatgccaggtacttcCCCTATTTCTCGTACTccttacagaatggcaccagcagAGTTGAGAGAGTTGAAAGCCCAGTTGCAGGACTTGCTGGACAAGGGATACATTCGCCCTAGTGTATCgccttggggtgcaccagtcttattt GTCGAAGCCGTGTTACAGTGGTCTTCACCTACATCTGTACCTGAGATTCGTAGTTTCTTGGGTTTagcaggttattatcgtcgatttatcgaGGGATTTTCAAAGATTGCTAGACCTTTGACACAGTTGACCCAGAAAG gatCGACATGTTGTGGCATATGCTTCGAGACAACTGAAACCACACGAAACAAG acagagttgaatatgagacagaggcgATGGTtagatttgctgaaggattatgattgtgagattgaaTATCATCCTGGTCGAGCcaatcttacagctgatgcattgagccgtaaa GTATCTACCTTATTAGCTGAACCTGATATATATGGTTGTATTCGTGATGCACAGATGACAGATGAGAGAGTTCAGCGATGGAGGGAGTTAGTGTCTCAGAAACAAGATACTCGTTTTAGAGTGGCTGATGATGGCAGTTTGAGGATGAATGATAGATGG ATCAAAGCTGATAGGAGAAGGCCCGGAGGTGAATTGAGAAGTTTAGAAGTACCGACttggaaatgggagcacatatcgatggattttgtgactcatttgccAAGAAGCACTGGAACtattgatgctatttgggtgattgttgatcgattgacaaAAGTTGCACATTTTATACCCTATAGCATGAGTAGTACATACTTGACGATGGCACAATTGTATATACGAGAGATCGTACggttgcatgggattccagtgtctattATTTCTGATAGAGATCAtcgatttacttctcatttttggGAAGGATTGCAGACTGCGATGGGGACAGAGTTGAGAttgagtacagcttatcatcctcagacagatggtcagactGAGCGTACTATTCAGACGctggaggatatgttgcgtgcttaTGTCATGGATTTTAAATCTGGTTGGCACTCATCTATTCCATTGGTAGAGTTTGCgtataacaatagttatcagaGTAGTATTCAGATGGCTCCAtttgaggcattgtatgggagaCGTTGTAGATCTCCGTTATACTGGGATGATGTTGATCGAGCTGCGGTTACCGGTCCTGATATGATTCATGAGATGGAACAGAAAGTAAAGTTGATACAGCAACGATTGAAAGCagctcaagatagacaggccGCCTATGCAAATAAAAGACGAAGACCCTTAGAGTTTCAGCAGGGcgatcga CGGGTAGGCACTTTGGCTTACCGATTGGCTCTACCTCCATCTTTATCTGGTattcatgacgtgtttcatgtgtcgATGTTGCGGAAGTATGAGCCTGACCCTTCACATGTGTTGGATATTTCTGAGATTCAGTTAGATCCTGATGTGTCTTATGTTGAGAGACCAGTTTGTATTTTGGATCGATCTGAACGGAAGCTTCGTAGTAAGCTTATACCGatggtgaaggttcagtgggagCATAGAGGTGtcaagaggccacttgggagacagagcggCATATGA